Proteins encoded by one window of Aphidius gifuensis isolate YNYX2018 linkage group LG2, ASM1490517v1, whole genome shotgun sequence:
- the LOC122848350 gene encoding putative uncharacterized protein DDB_G0282133 isoform X2: MSVESVSSDRPDETDPKDEGDEAIISMSVGGEVTDSSIMEVGRSRPQYQYTREELMAIQSLPLSKRRPECLDIAQNKCLISSSRSSWESSSERWHSDKKLSETSPSDDQRPLNIRERDQQNDLQNKRRSGDPRERIRKEQDGIVLSPQRRSFNTGCFVNITQPIITRRPESPIGKPEVQHREPVRRIGSGRLLTRDMWDFRPENDKIESERTDYNYRTNNNSTRDINRERDNIRERGGDERIERIDRNDRLERNDRIDRNDRIERNDRIERNDRNDRYERRSFGRDYGDRDRNNDNRDRNIDNRHPMDRRDRRFGNDRRRNYEPKEQEEPEWFSGGPISQHDTIELRGFDDIVEEKTPSKNNNNNSTNNNNSNISNNSNSSSSNKKTSPAQKKRGKKLINDDKSSDNSAGPKGRSTPTLLEQNNSIHEPHSPIKDDNEQQSSNGDTNSDVNNTINNDTSLNIDNSDNSKNHDDNNDGSSSGGGEQKHMSFNLDDFLKSENLPAVSGLLTNGVGGSGNGSGSRFSQWFKRESPIQQDDTIGTSINDELLNNLLNDITEPNIKVPTTTESNTYFAPISPANQTGTNAAQTGNGTKLLELLQRGSKPNQNGQVNNHQESMMKNNIKDMETSGKVMHSLEELEARMRGGLTQVSQIEPPRVNKTEQDDMSAFKKLLAQVNGGHAVPATNGPISSKPPPPITLMQLLKSQVPLLPPQQQQQQQHALAPQHQPQLSEQHQQFNHIGPLGPAQHPHQAQMQHENLMKVLRIQQQQQQQQQQQQQQHQVQKQRQQQSDMLSMMMGGQRIVGASPISPEMQQMVTNNNNRDLLQRPEALAIIQGLQQGEITRQHLIQQLQNPAMQHRHREVLANILKTYGNTTPRTVSPHQGSNPTHDQMLQQLIFQQQQRGPSPMNNVIPHRVPSPRDLVMHTQSIMQNALIKTKLEEQRENYRKRQEQQHHQQQQQQHQHHHHHHQQHQQQQQHMQQQRISSPMNNSPSKQMMSPTPLAFTPTSVLRKMTAEKEPEGSPEASKLAAQNQASQMQQMQTAVQFIAQGLSRQQQQQQQQQQQQQQQQQQQQGAIRSQPNQPQPNWASQQVKQHPAGRPIVKSVATNQFQFSGQQNYSSQQSSTSQDGRIQQHHQMGMSMVRQSSSGTNGRSLSPTSNQLLRWFTPELLAEARAGKLPELGQVNMLSLEELERLQQTSAVVND, from the exons atgTCGGTGGAATCTGTGTCGAGTGACAGACCCGATGAAACGGATCCAAAAGATGAag gTGATGAAGCTATTATATCAATGTCTGTTGGTGGTGAGGTCACCGATTCTTCCATCATGGAAGTGGGAAGATCAAGACCTCAATATCAATATACAAGG GAAGAATTAATGGCTATTCAAAGTTTACCATTATCAAAACGTCGTCCAGAGTGTCTTGATATTGcacaaaataaatgtttaatatcAAGTTCACGTTCATCATGGGAATCATCATCTGAACGTTGGCattcagataaaaaattaagtgaaaCATCACCATCTGATGATCAACGTCCATTAAATATACGTGAACGTGATCAACAAAatgatttacaaaataaacgtCGTTCTGGTGATCCACGTGAACGTATACGAAAAGAACAAGATGGTATTGTATTGAGTCCACAACGTAGAAGTTTTAATACTGGttgttttgttaatataaCACAGCCAATAATAACACGTCGTCCAGAAAGTCCAATTGGTAAACCAGAAGTACAACATCGTGAACCAGTACGTAGAATTGGAAGTGGTCGTTTATTAACACGTGACATGTGGGATTTTCGTccagaaaatgataaaattgaatctGAACGTACtgattataattatcgtacaaataataattcaacaagaGATATTAATCGTGAAAGAGATAATATACGTGAACGTGGTGGTGATGAACGTATTGAACGTATTGATCGTAATGATCGTCTTGAACGTAATGATCGTATTGATCGTAATGATCGAATTGAACGCAATGATCGTATTGAACGTAATGATCGTAATGATCGTTATGAACGTCGTTCATTTGGACGTGATTATGGTGATCGTGATCGTAATAATGACAATCGTGATcgtaatattgataatagaCATCCAATGGATCGTCGTGATCGAAGATTTGGCAATGATCGTAGAAGAAATTATGAACCAAAAGAACAAGAAGAACCAGAATGGTTCAGTGGTGGTCCAATATCACAACATGATACTATTGAATTACGTGgatttgatgatattgttgaagaaaaaacaccatctaaaaataataacaataatagtactaataataataatagtaatattagtaataatagtaatagtagtagtagtaataaaaaaacatcaccAGCACAAAAAAAACgtggtaaaaaattaataaatgatgataagtCAAGTGATAATTCGGCAGGACCGAAAGGACGTAGTACACCAACATTATTAgaacaaaataattcaattcatGAGCCACATTCACCAATAAAAGATGATAATGAACAACAATCATCAAATGGTGATACTAATTCAGatgtaaataatacaataaataatgatacaagtttaaatattgataattctgataattcaaaaaatcatgatgataataatgatggtagtagtagtggtggtggtgaacAAAAACACATGAGTTTTaatcttgatgattttttaaaatcagaaAATTTACCTGCTGTTTCTGGTTTATTAACAAATGGTGTTGGTGGTAGTGGTAATGGAAGTGGTTCAAGATTTAGTCAATGGTTTAAACGTGAAAGTCCAATTCAACAAGATGATACAATTGGTACATcaataaatgatgaattattaaataatttattaaatgatattacTGAGCCAAATATTAAAGTACCAACAACAACTGAATCAAATACATATTTTGCTCCAATATCACCAGCAAATCAAACTGGTACAAATGCTGCTCAAACTGGTAATGGAACAAAATTATTGGAATTACTTCAAAGAGGATCAAAACCAAATCAAAATGGTCAAGTTAATAATCATCAAGAatcaatgatgaaaaataatattaaagataTGGAAACAAGTGGTAAAGTTATGCATTCACTTGAAGAATTAGAAGCACGTATGCGTGGTGGTCTGACACAAGTATCACAAATTGAACCACCAAGAGTTAATAAAACTGAACAAGATGATATGTctgcttttaaaaaattattggctCAAGTTAATGGTGGACATGCTGTACCAGCAACAAATGGACCAATTTCATCAAAACCTCCACCACCAATTACATTGATGCAACTTTTAAAATCACAAGTACCATTATTACCAccgcaacaacaacaacagcaacaacatgCTCTTGCTCCACAACATCAGCCACAATTGTCTGAACAACACCAACAGTTTAATCATATTGGACCACTGGGACCTGCTCAACATCCTCATCAAGCTCAAATGcaacatgaaaatttaatgaaagtTTTGagaatacaacaacaacaacaacaacaacagcaacaacagcagcagcaacatcAAGTACAAAAACAACGGCAACAACAAAGTGATATGCTTTCAATGATGATGGGTGGTCAAAGAATTGTCGGTGCTAGTCCAATATCTCCAGAAATGCAACAAATGGtcacaaataacaataatcgtGATCTTTTGCAACGACCTGAAGCACTAGCTATTATTCAAGGTCTTCAACAGGGTGAAATAACAAGACAACATTTGATACAACAATTGcag aacCCTGCAATGCAACATCGTCATCGTGAAGTATTGGCAAACATATTGAAAACATATGGTAATACAACACCTCGCACAGTTAGTCCTCATCAAGGATCAAATCCTACACATGATCAAATGCTTCAACAACTCATctttcaacaacaacaaagagGTCCATCTCCCATGAACaatg ttaTTCCACATCGAGTACCATCACCTCGTGATCTTGTTATGCACACACAGTCTATAATGCAAAATGCATTGATCAAGACTAAATTAGAAGAGCAACGTGAAAATTATCGTAAACGTCAAGAGcaacagcatcatcaacaacagcagcaacaacatcaacatcaccatcatcaccatcaacaacatcaacaacagcaacaacacaTGCAACAACAGCGAATTTCAAGTCCTATGAATAATTCACCATCAAAACAAATGATGAGTCCAACACCTTTGGCATTTACACCAACTTCAGTACTTCGAAAAATGACTGCTGAAAAAGAACCTGAGG GAAGTCCTGAAGCCTCAAAATTAGCTGCTCAAAATCAGGCAAGTCAAATGCAACAAATGCAGACTGCTGTACAATTTATTGCTCAAGGATTATCAcgtcaacaacaacagcaacaacaacaacaacaacaacaacaacaacaacaacaacaacaacaaggtgCAATAAGATCACAACCAAATCAACCCCAGCCAAATTGGGCTAGTCAACAAGTTAAACAGCATCCtg ctGGACGACCAATTGTCAAAAGTGTTGCTAcaaatcaatttcaatttagtggacaacaaaattattcatctcAACAATCTTCAACATCACAAG acgGTCGaatacaacaacatcatcaaatggGAATGTCAATGGTTAGACAATCATCATCTGGTACAAATGGTAGAAGTTTATCACCAACATCAAATCAACTATTGCGAT
- the LOC122848350 gene encoding putative uncharacterized protein DDB_G0282133 isoform X1 → MSVESVSSDRPDETDPKDEGDEAIISMSVGGEVTDSSIMEVGRSRPQYQYTREELMAIQSLPLSKRRPECLDIAQNKCLISSSRSSWESSSERWHSDKKLSETSPSDDQRPLNIRERDQQNDLQNKRRSGDPRERIRKEQDGIVLSPQRRSFNTGCFVNITQPIITRRPESPIGKPEVQHREPVRRIGSGRLLTRDMWDFRPENDKIESERTDYNYRTNNNSTRDINRERDNIRERGGDERIERIDRNDRLERNDRIDRNDRIERNDRIERNDRNDRYERRSFGRDYGDRDRNNDNRDRNIDNRHPMDRRDRRFGNDRRRNYEPKEQEEPEWFSGGPISQHDTIELRGFDDIVEEKTPSKNNNNNSTNNNNSNISNNSNSSSSNKKTSPAQKKRGKKLINDDKSSDNSAGPKGRSTPTLLEQNNSIHEPHSPIKDDNEQQSSNGDTNSDVNNTINNDTSLNIDNSDNSKNHDDNNDGSSSGGGEQKHMSFNLDDFLKSENLPAVSGLLTNGVGGSGNGSGSRFSQWFKRESPIQQDDTIGTSINDELLNNLLNDITEPNIKVPTTTESNTYFAPISPANQTGTNAAQTGNGTKLLELLQRGSKPNQNGQVNNHQESMMKNNIKDMETSGKVMHSLEELEARMRGGLTQVSQIEPPRVNKTEQDDMSAFKKLLAQVNGGHAVPATNGPISSKPPPPITLMQLLKSQVPLLPPQQQQQQQHALAPQHQPQLSEQHQQFNHIGPLGPAQHPHQAQMQHENLMKVLRIQQQQQQQQQQQQQQHQVQKQRQQQSDMLSMMMGGQRIVGASPISPEMQQMVTNNNNRDLLQRPEALAIIQGLQQGEITRQHLIQQLQNPAMQHRHREVLANILKTYGNTTPRTVSPHQGSNPTHDQMLQQLIFQQQQRGPSPMNNVIPHRVPSPRDLVMHTQSIMQNALIKTKLEEQRENYRKRQEQQHHQQQQQQHQHHHHHHQQHQQQQQHMQQQRISSPMNNSPSKQMMSPTPLAFTPTSVLRKMTAEKEPEGSPEASKLAAQNQASQMQQMQTAVQFIAQGLSRQQQQQQQQQQQQQQQQQQQQGAIRSQPNQPQPNWASQQVKQHPAGRPIVKSVATNQFQFSGQQNYSSQQSSTSQGQSKSASSQLSLSSSLSSSSSSSSSSSSLLSQQPRTNQNVYGNSTRLKLTRPTTTPTNPNVLQYNITPNSIISQRSNSLNNNIKIQHMQMNISNINHQQHQQRNINSQVQLNSKNFNSNITDSMHYRKEIACSGRQKLIQLQ, encoded by the exons atgTCGGTGGAATCTGTGTCGAGTGACAGACCCGATGAAACGGATCCAAAAGATGAag gTGATGAAGCTATTATATCAATGTCTGTTGGTGGTGAGGTCACCGATTCTTCCATCATGGAAGTGGGAAGATCAAGACCTCAATATCAATATACAAGG GAAGAATTAATGGCTATTCAAAGTTTACCATTATCAAAACGTCGTCCAGAGTGTCTTGATATTGcacaaaataaatgtttaatatcAAGTTCACGTTCATCATGGGAATCATCATCTGAACGTTGGCattcagataaaaaattaagtgaaaCATCACCATCTGATGATCAACGTCCATTAAATATACGTGAACGTGATCAACAAAatgatttacaaaataaacgtCGTTCTGGTGATCCACGTGAACGTATACGAAAAGAACAAGATGGTATTGTATTGAGTCCACAACGTAGAAGTTTTAATACTGGttgttttgttaatataaCACAGCCAATAATAACACGTCGTCCAGAAAGTCCAATTGGTAAACCAGAAGTACAACATCGTGAACCAGTACGTAGAATTGGAAGTGGTCGTTTATTAACACGTGACATGTGGGATTTTCGTccagaaaatgataaaattgaatctGAACGTACtgattataattatcgtacaaataataattcaacaagaGATATTAATCGTGAAAGAGATAATATACGTGAACGTGGTGGTGATGAACGTATTGAACGTATTGATCGTAATGATCGTCTTGAACGTAATGATCGTATTGATCGTAATGATCGAATTGAACGCAATGATCGTATTGAACGTAATGATCGTAATGATCGTTATGAACGTCGTTCATTTGGACGTGATTATGGTGATCGTGATCGTAATAATGACAATCGTGATcgtaatattgataatagaCATCCAATGGATCGTCGTGATCGAAGATTTGGCAATGATCGTAGAAGAAATTATGAACCAAAAGAACAAGAAGAACCAGAATGGTTCAGTGGTGGTCCAATATCACAACATGATACTATTGAATTACGTGgatttgatgatattgttgaagaaaaaacaccatctaaaaataataacaataatagtactaataataataatagtaatattagtaataatagtaatagtagtagtagtaataaaaaaacatcaccAGCACAAAAAAAACgtggtaaaaaattaataaatgatgataagtCAAGTGATAATTCGGCAGGACCGAAAGGACGTAGTACACCAACATTATTAgaacaaaataattcaattcatGAGCCACATTCACCAATAAAAGATGATAATGAACAACAATCATCAAATGGTGATACTAATTCAGatgtaaataatacaataaataatgatacaagtttaaatattgataattctgataattcaaaaaatcatgatgataataatgatggtagtagtagtggtggtggtgaacAAAAACACATGAGTTTTaatcttgatgattttttaaaatcagaaAATTTACCTGCTGTTTCTGGTTTATTAACAAATGGTGTTGGTGGTAGTGGTAATGGAAGTGGTTCAAGATTTAGTCAATGGTTTAAACGTGAAAGTCCAATTCAACAAGATGATACAATTGGTACATcaataaatgatgaattattaaataatttattaaatgatattacTGAGCCAAATATTAAAGTACCAACAACAACTGAATCAAATACATATTTTGCTCCAATATCACCAGCAAATCAAACTGGTACAAATGCTGCTCAAACTGGTAATGGAACAAAATTATTGGAATTACTTCAAAGAGGATCAAAACCAAATCAAAATGGTCAAGTTAATAATCATCAAGAatcaatgatgaaaaataatattaaagataTGGAAACAAGTGGTAAAGTTATGCATTCACTTGAAGAATTAGAAGCACGTATGCGTGGTGGTCTGACACAAGTATCACAAATTGAACCACCAAGAGTTAATAAAACTGAACAAGATGATATGTctgcttttaaaaaattattggctCAAGTTAATGGTGGACATGCTGTACCAGCAACAAATGGACCAATTTCATCAAAACCTCCACCACCAATTACATTGATGCAACTTTTAAAATCACAAGTACCATTATTACCAccgcaacaacaacaacagcaacaacatgCTCTTGCTCCACAACATCAGCCACAATTGTCTGAACAACACCAACAGTTTAATCATATTGGACCACTGGGACCTGCTCAACATCCTCATCAAGCTCAAATGcaacatgaaaatttaatgaaagtTTTGagaatacaacaacaacaacaacaacaacagcaacaacagcagcagcaacatcAAGTACAAAAACAACGGCAACAACAAAGTGATATGCTTTCAATGATGATGGGTGGTCAAAGAATTGTCGGTGCTAGTCCAATATCTCCAGAAATGCAACAAATGGtcacaaataacaataatcgtGATCTTTTGCAACGACCTGAAGCACTAGCTATTATTCAAGGTCTTCAACAGGGTGAAATAACAAGACAACATTTGATACAACAATTGcag aacCCTGCAATGCAACATCGTCATCGTGAAGTATTGGCAAACATATTGAAAACATATGGTAATACAACACCTCGCACAGTTAGTCCTCATCAAGGATCAAATCCTACACATGATCAAATGCTTCAACAACTCATctttcaacaacaacaaagagGTCCATCTCCCATGAACaatg ttaTTCCACATCGAGTACCATCACCTCGTGATCTTGTTATGCACACACAGTCTATAATGCAAAATGCATTGATCAAGACTAAATTAGAAGAGCAACGTGAAAATTATCGTAAACGTCAAGAGcaacagcatcatcaacaacagcagcaacaacatcaacatcaccatcatcaccatcaacaacatcaacaacagcaacaacacaTGCAACAACAGCGAATTTCAAGTCCTATGAATAATTCACCATCAAAACAAATGATGAGTCCAACACCTTTGGCATTTACACCAACTTCAGTACTTCGAAAAATGACTGCTGAAAAAGAACCTGAGG GAAGTCCTGAAGCCTCAAAATTAGCTGCTCAAAATCAGGCAAGTCAAATGCAACAAATGCAGACTGCTGTACAATTTATTGCTCAAGGATTATCAcgtcaacaacaacagcaacaacaacaacaacaacaacaacaacaacaacaacaacaacaacaaggtgCAATAAGATCACAACCAAATCAACCCCAGCCAAATTGGGCTAGTCAACAAGTTAAACAGCATCCtg ctGGACGACCAATTGTCAAAAGTGTTGCTAcaaatcaatttcaatttagtggacaacaaaattattcatctcAACAATCTTCAACATCACAAGGTCAGTCCAAGTCAGCATCATCACaactatcattatcatcatcattatcttcttcatcttcatcatcatcatcatcatcgtcattatTATCACAACAACCAAGAACAAATCAAAATGTTTATGGTAACTCAACCCGTTTAAAATTAACGAGGCCGACAACTACCCCCACAAATCCAAATGTCCTTCAATACAACATCACACCAAATTCTATAATTAGCCAAAGATCtaattcattgaataataacatcaagatCCAACATATGCAGATGaatatttctaatattaatcatcaacaacatcaacaacgtAATATTAATTCACAAGTTCAACTAAATTCTAAAAACTTCAATTCAAATATAACAG atTCAATGCATTATAGAAAAGAAATTGCATGCAGTGGTCgtcaaaaattgattcaacTCCAATAA
- the LOC122848438 gene encoding inositol oxygenase — translation MSTKIVHGQNINKVSILDPSEMLRPEAEYAGKLESQFRNYSVDPNDPIKERVRITYHKMHTNQTVDFVKSRMEHWLKFDKLKMTIKEALLKLNELIDESDPDSNLPNIVHAFQTAESIRQVYPDEDWFHLTGLIHDLGKVMAFYGEPQWAVVGDTFPVGCAWADSIVYRETSFDDNPDGQDKRYNTKYGMYKPKCGMNNLMMSWGHDEYLYRVLKHNKSTLPDEALAMIRFHSFYPWHASQEYQYFSTEKDQDMLKWIKAFNKHDLYTKNETLPDIEKLWIYYEKLIDKYIPGIIEW, via the exons ATGTCTACTAAAATTGTG caTGGCCAGAATATCAACAAAGTCAGCATACTCGATCCATCAGAGATGCTCCGACCGGAGGCAGAGTATGCGGGAAAATTGGAGAGTCAGTTCAGAAATTACTCCGTCGACCCCAACGATCCAATTAAAGAACGTGTTAGAATAACATATCATAAAATGCATACAAATCAAACTGTCGATTTTGTTAAAT CACGTATGGAACATTGgcttaaatttgataaattaaaaatgacgaTTAAAGAGGCGTTGTTAAAGTTGAACGAACTCATTGATGAAAGTGACCCAGATTCAAATTTGCCAAATATTGTTCATGCATTTCAAACAGCTGAATCAATTAGACAAGTTTATCCAGATGAAGATTGGTTTCATTTAACTGGTCTTATTCATGATCTTGgaaag GTGATGGCATTTTATGGTGAACCACAGTGGGCAGTTGTTGGTGACACATTTCCAGTTGGATGTGCTTGGGCTGACTCAATTGTTTATCGAGAAACGAGCTTTGATGATAATCCAGATGGCCAAGATAAACGTTAcaa TACAAAGTATGGAATGTACAAGCCAAAATGtggaatgaataatttaatgatgtcTTGGGGACATGATGAATATTTGTACAGAGTTTTGAAACACAATAAATCAACGCTTCCTGATGAAGCTCTTGCAATGATTAgatttcattcattttatccTTGGCATGCATCACAAgagtatcaatatttttcaactgaaAAAGATCAAGATATGCTCAAATGGATTAAAGCATTcaa caaGCATGATTTGTATACTAAAAATGAGACATTAcctgatattgaaaaattatggatttattatgaaaaattaattgacaaatatATACCAGGAATTATCgagtggtaa